A single region of the Gracilibacillus caseinilyticus genome encodes:
- a CDS encoding oligosaccharide MFS transporter, whose translation MKNLKQLKFWNFGGMYYFYFMIWALIFAFLPFWLNKTANLDTSVSGLVFSAMAITALVLEPLYGVVQDKLGLRKWLFGFVVLCLLFIGPFVQFAFIPLLEINAIFGAVVGGAYLSLCLNGGVGVVEAYIERSSRASNYEYGHVRLFGSLAGGTAAFIGGIMFVQNSYSIFWACSISAVVLGILLFVLRVDKDSYGEDNSEETDEKEEETPVTKENIMNVFKNRSFWGFCIMMIGIATMFDVFDQQFPNYFASFFNDASQGELVFSRIASVQVFLEAGFMIATPFIINKIGAKNGLIIAGAVLFVRVLGSALFTEIWMLAIWRLLAAIEMPLMLVSIMKYITGVFDVRLSATVYMLGFNFAKQVGITIFSYVMGVLYSAIGFQSGYIVMAFIILAFVIVGGLIMRSEKYYTKNSLEQHAA comes from the coding sequence ATGAAAAACTTAAAGCAGTTAAAGTTTTGGAATTTTGGCGGTATGTATTACTTTTACTTTATGATCTGGGCGTTAATCTTCGCCTTTTTGCCTTTTTGGCTTAATAAAACAGCGAACCTTGATACTAGTGTTTCTGGTCTCGTATTCTCTGCAATGGCAATTACTGCCCTCGTTTTGGAACCGTTATACGGAGTGGTGCAAGATAAACTGGGCTTGAGAAAATGGTTATTCGGTTTCGTTGTACTTTGTTTATTATTTATCGGTCCATTTGTGCAGTTTGCGTTTATTCCATTATTGGAAATCAATGCGATTTTTGGTGCCGTAGTCGGCGGTGCTTATTTAAGTCTTTGTTTAAATGGCGGTGTAGGAGTCGTAGAAGCATATATCGAACGTTCCTCACGCGCCAGTAATTATGAATATGGCCACGTTCGCTTATTCGGGTCATTAGCTGGTGGTACGGCAGCGTTTATCGGTGGTATCATGTTCGTACAAAATTCATACAGTATTTTCTGGGCATGTTCTATTTCTGCCGTTGTGTTAGGTATCCTTTTATTTGTGCTTCGTGTGGATAAAGATAGCTATGGTGAAGATAATTCTGAAGAAACAGACGAGAAAGAAGAAGAAACGCCTGTTACAAAAGAAAATATTATGAATGTTTTCAAAAATCGCAGTTTCTGGGGATTCTGTATTATGATGATCGGTATTGCGACGATGTTTGACGTATTTGATCAGCAATTCCCGAACTATTTTGCAAGCTTTTTCAACGATGCATCTCAAGGTGAATTAGTATTCAGTCGAATCGCTTCTGTACAAGTATTTCTTGAAGCTGGTTTCATGATTGCAACACCTTTTATCATTAATAAAATAGGAGCCAAAAACGGTCTAATTATAGCTGGGGCGGTGTTATTTGTCCGTGTTCTTGGTTCAGCACTGTTTACCGAGATTTGGATGCTTGCAATCTGGCGCTTACTAGCAGCGATCGAAATGCCTTTAATGCTTGTTTCTATTATGAAGTACATTACTGGAGTATTTGATGTACGATTGTCTGCAACGGTTTACATGTTAGGATTTAACTTTGCTAAGCAAGTCGGTATTACCATATTCTCGTACGTAATGGGTGTATTGTACAGTGCGATTGGCTTCCAAAGTGGTTATATTGTAATGGCATTCATCATTCTGGCATTTGTTATTGTTGGTGGATTGATTATGAGAAGTGAAAAATACTATACAAAAAACAGCTTAGAACAACATGCTGCTTAG
- a CDS encoding glycoside hydrolase family 43 protein, with translation MAEEIKNPIVLQRADPFVYKHEDGYYYFTGSHPLYDRIVLRRAKTLNELHDAEETAVWWKHESGPLSQLIWAPEIHRAEGKWYIYFAAAPDTNIDDDTFNHRMYVLENDSDNPMEGEWIEKGEVKTGMSTFALDATIFYHKDELYYVWAQQDLAIQGHSNLYIAKMENPWTLKTEPVMLTKPEYSWEIQGFWVNEGPAVLIKNGKVFLTYSGSATGVDYCMGILTADADADLLDPNAWTKSEEPVFQSNEANGQYGPGHNSFTESEDGETILVYHARNYTELVGDPLYEPNRQARAQKIEWDEQGYPVFGEPLPDDRWTPKTPEVLK, from the coding sequence ATGGCAGAAGAAATCAAAAATCCAATTGTATTACAACGAGCTGATCCTTTTGTTTACAAACATGAAGACGGCTATTACTATTTTACAGGTTCACATCCGTTGTACGATCGAATCGTACTGAGAAGAGCAAAAACGTTAAACGAATTACACGATGCAGAAGAAACAGCTGTTTGGTGGAAACATGAAAGCGGTCCATTAAGTCAATTAATCTGGGCACCGGAAATCCATCGTGCAGAAGGTAAGTGGTACATCTATTTCGCTGCTGCACCTGATACCAATATTGATGACGATACATTTAACCATCGTATGTACGTTCTTGAAAACGATTCAGATAATCCTATGGAAGGTGAATGGATCGAAAAAGGTGAAGTAAAGACGGGGATGTCAACGTTCGCATTAGATGCAACGATTTTCTATCACAAGGACGAATTGTACTACGTTTGGGCTCAACAGGATTTAGCAATTCAGGGTCACTCTAATTTATATATTGCAAAGATGGAAAATCCGTGGACTTTGAAAACGGAACCAGTTATGTTGACAAAACCTGAATATTCATGGGAAATCCAAGGTTTTTGGGTAAACGAAGGACCTGCTGTTTTAATTAAGAATGGAAAGGTATTCTTGACGTATTCCGGTAGTGCGACAGGTGTTGATTACTGTATGGGGATCCTTACAGCTGATGCAGACGCTGATTTGCTGGATCCAAACGCTTGGACAAAAAGTGAGGAACCTGTTTTTCAAAGTAATGAAGCAAATGGTCAGTATGGACCAGGACATAATAGTTTTACAGAATCTGAGGATGGCGAAACAATCCTAGTCTACCATGCAAGAAATTATACGGAATTAGTAGGAGATCCTTTATATGAGCCGAATCGTCAGGCTCGTGCTCAAAAAATAGAATGGGACGAGCAAGGATATCCAGTCTTCGGTGAGCCGTTACCAGATGATCGCTGGACACCGAAAACACCAGAAGTATTAAAATAA
- a CDS encoding PTS fructose transporter subunit IIABC — MKVLAVTACPVGIAHTYMAAENLQKAGEEMGIDIKVETQGSIGVENALTDQDIEEADGIIIASDKEVSKDRFAGKKLIVTGVQDGIRKPKELIKRIQDGDVSVYRPELKSSEEIKQNRKKKENPIYKHLMNGVSYMVPFIVVGGLLIALALTLGGEQTASGIVVPEESIWKQIEKLGNTSFMFMVPILAGFIAVSIADRPGLVPGMIGGYIAANGSFYGSEAGAGFIGGIIAGFLAGYVALAIKKIKVPQAVQPVMPIIFIPIFSSVIVGLLFIFVIGSPVAQIFEGLTNMLSGMQGASSILLAVILGAMIAVDMGGPFNKVAFLFGSAMIAEGNYEIMGPIAVSICIPPIGMGLATMINKNKYMPNEREAGKASFTMGLFGITEGAIPFAAQDPLRVIPSIVTGSVVGSVIAMIGSVGNKVAHGGPIVAVLGAVENVLMFFIAAIAGVIVTVLMVNFLKKDVTEAVPAGGPAEVKEETEPEKTAESTEQDEEQQEINKLVDITNTNLIKTSLEGETRDAVIDELIDKMQASGILESKDVYRQDILDREAQSSTGLGMNIAIPHGKSKAVKRPAVAFGIKRDGVDWSSLDGSDAKLIFMIAVPEESAGDAHLKILQMLSRKLMDENFRNQLLAVQTEEEAMKLLEEVQ; from the coding sequence ATGAAAGTATTAGCAGTAACAGCATGTCCTGTCGGTATTGCACACACTTATATGGCTGCAGAAAATTTACAAAAAGCAGGCGAAGAAATGGGCATCGATATCAAAGTCGAGACGCAAGGTTCGATCGGTGTCGAAAATGCGTTAACCGATCAGGATATAGAGGAAGCAGATGGTATCATTATTGCTTCAGATAAAGAAGTTTCAAAAGACCGTTTTGCCGGGAAAAAATTAATCGTGACCGGTGTACAAGACGGCATTCGTAAACCGAAAGAATTGATTAAGCGAATTCAGGACGGCGATGTTTCTGTTTATCGACCTGAATTGAAGTCTTCGGAAGAAATTAAGCAGAATCGTAAAAAGAAAGAAAATCCGATTTATAAGCACTTGATGAATGGTGTATCTTACATGGTACCGTTTATCGTGGTTGGTGGTTTATTAATTGCACTTGCGCTAACCCTTGGTGGTGAGCAGACGGCAAGCGGTATTGTAGTACCGGAAGAATCGATCTGGAAGCAGATTGAGAAACTGGGTAATACATCATTTATGTTTATGGTGCCAATTTTGGCAGGTTTTATTGCCGTAAGTATTGCAGATCGTCCAGGATTAGTACCTGGTATGATCGGTGGTTATATTGCTGCAAATGGAAGCTTTTATGGAAGTGAAGCGGGCGCTGGTTTTATCGGCGGTATTATTGCTGGTTTCCTAGCAGGTTATGTGGCTTTAGCGATCAAGAAGATAAAAGTACCACAAGCCGTACAGCCTGTCATGCCGATTATCTTTATTCCGATCTTTTCATCGGTAATTGTCGGTCTTCTATTTATTTTTGTAATTGGATCTCCTGTTGCCCAAATTTTTGAAGGCTTAACCAATATGCTTTCTGGTATGCAAGGAGCAAGTTCGATTCTGTTGGCGGTAATCCTTGGTGCAATGATTGCAGTTGATATGGGTGGACCGTTTAACAAGGTAGCTTTCTTATTCGGTTCAGCGATGATTGCAGAAGGTAACTATGAAATTATGGGACCAATTGCGGTTTCGATCTGTATACCGCCGATTGGTATGGGACTTGCAACAATGATCAATAAAAATAAATATATGCCGAATGAAAGAGAAGCAGGAAAGGCGTCATTTACGATGGGGCTATTCGGTATTACGGAAGGTGCAATTCCGTTCGCAGCACAGGATCCGCTCCGCGTTATTCCGAGTATCGTTACAGGTTCTGTAGTAGGTTCTGTCATCGCGATGATAGGCAGTGTTGGAAATAAAGTTGCACATGGTGGTCCTATTGTAGCTGTGCTAGGTGCAGTGGAAAATGTGCTCATGTTCTTTATTGCTGCTATTGCGGGTGTAATCGTAACAGTGCTGATGGTTAATTTCTTGAAAAAAGATGTAACAGAAGCCGTACCAGCTGGCGGACCAGCAGAGGTTAAGGAAGAGACAGAACCAGAGAAGACAGCAGAATCAACTGAACAAGATGAAGAACAACAAGAAATAAATAAGCTTGTTGATATCACAAATACAAATTTGATCAAAACAAGTTTAGAAGGCGAGACGCGTGATGCGGTCATTGACGAACTAATCGACAAAATGCAAGCGTCTGGGATCTTAGAATCCAAGGATGTCTATCGACAAGACATTTTAGACCGCGAAGCACAAAGCTCTACTGGTCTTGGCATGAATATCGCTATTCCCCATGGAAAATCAAAAGCAGTAAAACGTCCGGCAGTAGCTTTTGGTATTAAGCGCGATGGAGTGGATTGGAGCAGTCTGGATGGTTCAGATGCTAAGCTGATCTTTATGATTGCTGTCCCTGAAGAGAGCGCTGGAGATGCACACTTGAAGATATTGCAAATGCTATCTCGTAAATTAATGGACGAAAACTTTAGAAATCAATTATTAGCTGTTCAAACGGAAGAAGAAGCGATGAAACTTCTGGAGGAGGTTCAATAA
- the abc-f gene encoding ribosomal protection-like ABC-F family protein — MIVCSVNNIEKVYGGNVIFQNLSLEIKEKQRVALVGRNGSGKTTLLRLIAGEEIPDSGQIHWKRRLVIGYLSQIPEYKNAETVKDVLRSAFSSLMQIEDKLKQTEKKMATEENNEHIQTLIAEYGILQDQFSINGGYEIESNIEKIAHGLNIQDLLQRPFSTLSGGEKTKVGLGLMLLQQSDMLLLDEPTNHLDLMAVEWLGQFLQTYQGTVVIISHDRYFLDEVTNKVIDLEDGELSTYHTNFSGFVKEKEEKLLREFMAYEEQQKKIKKMKEAIKRLRDWANRANPPNASLHRRARNMERAIERMEKINRPVIHPAKMKLSMEMSDRSGSDVIKLTDVSKCFAGRILLEQVNLLLQYQERAAIVGENGTGKSTLIKLILKQLDPSNGAVSIGSNVKFGYLSQQIFAGIEQETVIEVFREEVAVTEGEARAILARFMFYGYDVFRHVSQLSGGERMRLRLAQLMYQDINVLLLDEPTNHLDIESREVLEEALSDFKGTILAVSHDRYFLNKLFHKIYWIESKKLYTFEGDYNWAKKKITEMREIPARRTDKPQLTTNSNNRKQMNKNSEKAEIDALEKRIIEIEEALLRTDDLVRLQELYQEKETLENKWEAMCNQL, encoded by the coding sequence ATGATTGTATGCAGTGTAAATAATATAGAGAAAGTGTACGGAGGAAATGTCATTTTTCAAAATCTATCATTAGAAATAAAAGAGAAGCAACGTGTTGCCTTAGTTGGGCGAAATGGTAGCGGCAAGACGACGCTGCTTCGTCTTATAGCAGGAGAAGAAATCCCTGATTCTGGTCAAATTCATTGGAAACGAAGATTAGTCATTGGCTATCTCTCCCAAATACCAGAATATAAAAATGCAGAGACAGTAAAAGATGTTTTAAGATCAGCCTTTTCCTCCTTAATGCAAATCGAGGATAAGTTGAAACAAACGGAAAAGAAAATGGCAACAGAGGAAAATAACGAGCACATACAAACCTTGATCGCTGAATATGGCATTTTACAAGATCAGTTTTCGATCAATGGTGGTTATGAAATAGAATCAAATATAGAAAAGATTGCGCATGGTCTAAATATTCAGGATCTACTGCAGCGACCATTCTCCACGTTAAGTGGTGGTGAAAAAACGAAAGTGGGATTAGGTTTAATGTTGCTGCAACAGTCAGATATGCTGCTGTTAGACGAACCAACCAACCATTTAGATTTAATGGCTGTGGAATGGTTGGGACAATTTCTGCAAACTTATCAGGGAACAGTGGTTATCATCTCCCATGACCGCTACTTTTTAGATGAAGTGACGAATAAAGTCATTGATCTCGAAGATGGAGAGTTATCGACATACCATACTAATTTTTCAGGATTCGTCAAAGAAAAAGAGGAAAAGCTTCTAAGGGAATTCATGGCGTATGAAGAACAACAGAAAAAAATAAAAAAGATGAAAGAGGCGATCAAGCGCTTGAGAGATTGGGCGAATCGAGCTAATCCTCCCAATGCCAGCCTGCATCGACGCGCAAGGAATATGGAAAGAGCGATAGAACGAATGGAAAAAATAAATCGACCTGTAATACATCCAGCCAAAATGAAACTATCGATGGAAATGTCTGACCGAAGTGGAAGTGATGTGATTAAATTGACAGATGTTTCAAAGTGTTTCGCTGGGCGAATCTTGCTGGAACAAGTAAATCTGCTGCTTCAATATCAGGAGCGAGCCGCGATTGTTGGTGAAAATGGAACAGGGAAATCTACTTTAATAAAACTTATTCTCAAGCAGCTAGATCCCAGCAATGGTGCGGTCAGTATTGGTAGTAACGTGAAATTTGGCTATCTATCGCAGCAAATATTTGCAGGAATTGAGCAGGAAACAGTGATAGAAGTTTTTAGAGAAGAAGTGGCGGTAACAGAAGGAGAGGCAAGAGCGATTCTTGCTCGCTTTATGTTTTATGGCTACGATGTTTTTCGCCACGTGTCTCAATTAAGCGGTGGGGAACGGATGCGATTACGTTTAGCGCAGTTAATGTATCAGGATATCAATGTTCTGCTTTTAGATGAGCCAACCAATCATTTGGATATTGAATCAAGAGAAGTACTGGAAGAGGCATTAAGTGATTTCAAAGGTACGATACTTGCAGTTTCTCATGACAGGTATTTTCTTAACAAACTGTTTCACAAAATATATTGGATTGAATCTAAAAAGCTCTATACTTTCGAGGGTGATTATAATTGGGCCAAGAAAAAAATAACAGAAATGAGAGAAATACCAGCAAGAAGAACAGATAAACCACAACTAACCACTAATAGCAACAATCGGAAACAGATGAATAAGAATAGTGAAAAAGCCGAGATAGATGCGTTGGAGAAAAGGATTATCGAGATAGAAGAAGCATTGTTGAGAACAGATGATCTAGTGCGATTACAAGAACTTTATCAGGAAAAAGAAACATTAGAGAATAAATGGGAAGCAATGTGTAATCAATTATAA
- a CDS encoding RAxF-45 family protein, producing MLNQAVFVHGQWLEYLYFCRAKFAIEVVNGIRMSFCNNLIANEKQ from the coding sequence ATGTTAAATCAAGCTGTTTTTGTGCATGGACAATGGTTGGAATACCTTTATTTTTGCCGTGCGAAATTTGCGATTGAAGTTGTTAACGGGATACGTATGTCCTTTTGTAACAACTTAATAGCAAATGAAAAACAGTGA
- a CDS encoding BglG family transcription antiterminator, with translation MNDRQKELLRTLLIQNDQTLTIMHLANQLECAEKTVRNDLKKIESVLADYQSAKITRQPGIGITLEINNDDRTAVFQQLLAAEPKSQEDRLVEMAYQLLVHDKPTTLQQFSAAFFVPKQTVKKELASIANWLSDYQLELVSKPRVGNIVEGDELHKRSALAHLSELISSVSTDKTYVMDLFYPYEITTVQRALDELQQQYAIAFTDGAIESLLVHALIMMKRTRQKSPVTVPLTEKETVIQHREYAYAVSFFAYLEEVFKLSFSEDERIYFTWHLISSKKKGDREDDSLLDNQFLAEVIETLIARLSDLTLFAFGNDDMLKSGLTVHIHSVINRLKYGFPITNPLLPEIKKMYPYMFNMVMIALSDIKEKHRLEVPEDEAAYLVLHFQASVERLEASRERKRRALIVCHMGVGMSHLLQAKVEQHYQDMEIVACVGKADLNTYLDHDHIDLIISTIDLSTTQVPYVRVTPLLESKDKQKLNQFLSAIEHKELENKSTALSSLIRGDLVQLQLEKEHPFQVIEQLGNVLYEKGIVEKSFIHSAVLRERRSATSIGGGIAIPHGNPKQVLQSAIAVALLKEPMKWGDERVSIVFMLAISGNDQQWNRAAVSHIVQLSESPAAVSRLLDVKDIQSFINRLH, from the coding sequence ATGAACGATCGACAAAAAGAATTGTTACGTACGCTACTTATTCAAAACGATCAAACGCTTACGATTATGCATTTAGCCAATCAACTTGAATGTGCGGAGAAAACGGTTCGTAATGATTTAAAGAAAATAGAATCTGTATTGGCCGATTATCAGAGTGCAAAGATTACACGACAGCCAGGTATAGGAATTACCCTGGAAATAAACAATGATGATCGAACTGCTGTATTTCAGCAATTGTTAGCAGCTGAACCAAAAAGTCAGGAAGATCGCCTGGTAGAAATGGCATATCAACTGCTGGTACATGATAAACCGACTACGCTCCAGCAGTTTTCGGCGGCGTTCTTTGTGCCTAAACAAACGGTCAAAAAAGAGTTAGCAAGTATTGCAAATTGGCTATCTGATTATCAGTTGGAATTGGTTTCCAAACCACGCGTCGGTAACATAGTTGAAGGGGACGAGCTGCACAAGAGAAGTGCACTGGCACATTTGTCAGAGCTTATTTCCTCGGTTTCAACAGATAAGACGTATGTGATGGATTTGTTCTATCCATATGAAATAACGACAGTCCAGCGAGCACTTGATGAATTGCAACAGCAATATGCGATCGCTTTTACGGATGGAGCTATCGAAAGCCTGCTTGTTCATGCATTGATTATGATGAAGCGAACAAGACAAAAGTCTCCTGTAACGGTTCCATTAACTGAAAAAGAAACCGTCATTCAACATCGTGAATATGCGTATGCGGTTTCCTTCTTTGCCTATTTAGAAGAGGTGTTTAAGCTTTCTTTTTCAGAAGATGAAAGGATTTATTTCACCTGGCATCTCATTAGCAGCAAGAAGAAAGGAGATAGAGAGGACGACTCCTTACTTGATAATCAATTTCTAGCAGAAGTGATTGAAACTCTCATCGCAAGACTTAGTGATCTCACCTTATTTGCATTCGGCAATGATGACATGTTGAAAAGTGGATTAACCGTTCACATTCATTCGGTTATCAATCGTTTGAAATACGGATTTCCTATTACAAATCCACTTTTACCTGAAATCAAAAAAATGTATCCCTATATGTTTAATATGGTAATGATAGCTCTATCAGATATTAAAGAAAAGCACCGTCTCGAAGTTCCAGAAGATGAAGCAGCCTATTTAGTGCTACATTTTCAAGCGTCGGTAGAACGTCTCGAGGCAAGCAGGGAACGGAAAAGAAGAGCATTGATTGTTTGTCATATGGGTGTCGGGATGTCTCATTTATTACAAGCAAAGGTCGAACAGCATTATCAGGATATGGAGATAGTCGCTTGTGTCGGAAAAGCTGATCTGAACACGTATTTAGATCATGATCACATTGATTTGATCATATCAACGATTGATTTATCAACTACCCAAGTTCCTTATGTTAGAGTTACACCCTTGTTAGAATCAAAGGACAAGCAGAAGTTAAATCAATTTTTGTCTGCGATAGAGCATAAGGAGCTAGAAAACAAATCAACGGCCCTCTCATCGTTAATCAGAGGGGATCTTGTCCAATTGCAACTGGAGAAAGAACATCCTTTTCAAGTGATTGAACAACTTGGAAACGTATTATATGAAAAAGGCATTGTTGAGAAATCGTTTATCCATAGCGCGGTTTTACGAGAGCGACGTTCTGCTACGTCCATTGGTGGAGGAATAGCGATTCCACACGGTAATCCGAAGCAGGTTCTTCAATCTGCGATAGCTGTTGCTTTGCTAAAAGAACCGATGAAATGGGGCGATGAACGTGTATCGATTGTTTTTATGCTGGCCATATCCGGTAACGATCAACAATGGAATCGTGCGGCAGTCAGTCACATCGTCCAATTAAGCGAAAGTCCTGCAGCGGTATCTCGATTACTGGATGTAAAGGATATCCAATCCTTTATAAATCGTTTACATTAG
- a CDS encoding sensor histidine kinase, whose protein sequence is MMKLDRNKVNIDDLLLSVLQHEHIHIEQKNLHVSIDLPKQSVAINVDSSYFKQVLFNLIDNAIRYSVEDGTITITVQIEFNSEVQISIHDSGEGMKEGDLAYIFERMYRAEKSRNQKYGGSGLGLAIAKSIVEAHDGTISADSIYGEGTTFTVTLPI, encoded by the coding sequence ATGATGAAGCTTGATCGAAATAAGGTAAATATAGATGATCTTTTACTGTCTGTTCTTCAGCATGAGCATATTCACATCGAGCAAAAAAATCTCCACGTTTCTATCGATCTGCCAAAACAATCCGTTGCCATAAATGTCGACAGCTCTTACTTCAAGCAAGTTTTGTTTAACTTAATCGATAATGCTATTCGCTATTCTGTTGAAGATGGTACGATTACGATAACAGTGCAAATCGAATTTAATAGTGAGGTGCAAATTAGTATTCATGACAGTGGTGAAGGTATGAAAGAAGGGGATTTGGCATATATTTTTGAGCGAATGTACCGTGCCGAAAAATCCCGTAATCAGAAATATGGTGGTTCTGGTCTAGGACTGGCAATTGCTAAATCAATTGTAGAAGCCCATGATGGTACCATTTCGGCGGACAGTATTTATGGTGAAGGGACTACCTTTACAGTTACGTTACCTATTTGA
- a CDS encoding ABC transporter permease, translating to MLDILQSIIPTVLFYSAPLILTALGGVFSERSGVVNIGLEGLMVMGAFVGIVFNLTFADVFGAWTPWVSIIVATVIGALFSLIHAVASITFYANQVVSGVAINMLALGIGVYLTKVWYDKGQTDMVNQPFYTTDIPVLSNIPLIGPIFFEGVYVTSYLAIILAFVAWYVLYQTPFGLRLRAVGEHPMAADTNGIKVERMRYIAVLLSGALGGLGGSVFALTIASNFSHSTIVGQGFMSLAAVIFGKWHPLGAMGAALFFGLAQSLSVVSAGVPVLENIPQIILLIAPYLLTILALAGFIGRADAPRANGVPYIKGSR from the coding sequence ATGCTTGATATATTACAATCGATTATTCCAACTGTTCTGTTCTATTCAGCACCTCTTATCTTAACAGCGTTAGGCGGAGTATTTAGTGAACGATCTGGAGTCGTTAATATTGGGTTAGAAGGTCTCATGGTGATGGGGGCGTTTGTCGGTATTGTCTTTAACCTTACATTTGCCGATGTGTTCGGCGCCTGGACTCCATGGGTGTCGATCATCGTAGCTACAGTGATTGGTGCACTTTTCTCGCTTATTCATGCCGTTGCGTCGATAACTTTTTATGCCAACCAGGTTGTAAGTGGTGTGGCCATTAATATGTTAGCACTTGGTATTGGTGTTTACTTAACAAAGGTTTGGTATGATAAAGGTCAGACAGACATGGTGAATCAGCCTTTTTATACAACAGATATCCCGGTGCTTTCGAATATTCCGTTGATCGGACCAATCTTCTTCGAAGGCGTGTATGTGACATCGTATTTAGCAATTATTCTTGCTTTTGTTGCCTGGTATGTGTTATACCAGACGCCATTCGGTTTACGTTTGCGCGCAGTTGGTGAGCATCCAATGGCCGCTGATACGAATGGTATCAAAGTAGAAAGAATGCGTTATATTGCAGTATTACTGTCTGGAGCATTAGGTGGACTAGGTGGGTCAGTATTTGCCTTGACCATCGCTTCGAACTTCTCTCACTCAACGATTGTTGGGCAAGGGTTCATGTCATTAGCAGCTGTTATCTTTGGAAAATGGCATCCATTAGGTGCAATGGGAGCAGCGTTATTCTTTGGACTTGCACAAAGCTTAAGTGTAGTCAGTGCCGGAGTACCTGTACTGGAAAATATTCCGCAAATCATCCTGTTGATTGCACCATACCTATTAACGATCTTAGCTCTGGCAGGATTCATCGGCCGTGCCGATGCACCACGAGCGAATGGTGTACCATATATAAAAGGAAGCAGATAG
- a CDS encoding ABC transporter permease, whose product MIVNNRWFGILVPVISVIVGLLAGAIIMLASGHNPIEGYAALWRGAFGDAYTLGETIRRTTPLILTGLAVAFAFKTGLFNIGAEGQVIVGWLASIWVGIEVDAPMIIHLPLAVLAGAVAGGLWGFIPGLLKAKLGVHEVIITIMMNYIALHVTNEIIRSVLTDQDTTTEPITATASLASVWLQNITFYSRVHYGILIALLAAFIMWFIIERTTYGYELKAVGFNRHASNYAGMNVSRNIILSMVAGGAFAGLAGTMEGLGTYGTISVMSGFTNLGFDGIAVALLGSNNAFGVVLAAILFGALKEGAGEMPTAAGVPTELVDIIIALIIFFVASSYIIRWALLRFKKGGKIDA is encoded by the coding sequence ATGATAGTAAATAATAGATGGTTTGGAATTTTAGTTCCGGTTATATCCGTTATAGTAGGTTTATTAGCTGGGGCGATTATTATGCTAGCTTCAGGACATAATCCGATCGAAGGATATGCAGCATTATGGAGAGGTGCATTTGGTGATGCCTATACATTAGGAGAGACGATTCGTCGGACCACACCATTAATTTTAACAGGACTTGCCGTAGCATTTGCATTTAAGACTGGGCTTTTTAATATCGGTGCCGAAGGACAAGTAATAGTCGGTTGGCTCGCATCCATTTGGGTTGGCATTGAAGTGGATGCACCGATGATTATTCATCTGCCTTTAGCAGTGTTAGCTGGTGCGGTAGCTGGTGGATTATGGGGATTCATCCCTGGTTTATTAAAAGCGAAACTTGGTGTCCATGAAGTTATTATTACGATTATGATGAATTATATTGCTTTACATGTGACCAATGAAATTATCCGAAGTGTACTGACAGATCAAGACACGACAACAGAACCGATTACAGCAACAGCTTCTTTAGCTTCTGTCTGGCTGCAAAACATTACGTTTTATTCAAGGGTACACTACGGTATTTTGATAGCTTTGTTAGCGGCATTTATCATGTGGTTTATTATTGAACGTACCACGTATGGTTATGAATTAAAAGCGGTCGGCTTTAACCGGCATGCTTCGAATTATGCCGGTATGAATGTCAGCAGAAATATTATATTGTCAATGGTAGCAGGTGGTGCTTTCGCAGGGCTTGCGGGAACAATGGAAGGCCTCGGAACATATGGTACGATCTCTGTCATGTCAGGCTTTACGAATCTTGGTTTTGATGGCATTGCCGTTGCGCTGCTTGGCTCAAACAATGCTTTTGGAGTCGTACTAGCCGCGATTTTGTTTGGTGCTTTGAAAGAAGGTGCTGGGGAAATGCCGACAGCAGCTGGTGTTCCGACAGAACTCGTGGATATTATTATTGCACTGATTATTTTCTTTGTAGCATCTAGTTACATTATTCGCTGGGCCTTACTTCGCTTCAAAAAAGGAGGGAAAATAGATGCTTGA